One part of the Sorangiineae bacterium MSr11954 genome encodes these proteins:
- a CDS encoding serine/threonine protein kinase has translation MGAPVKIGDILASKYRVERVLGRGGMGMVVAARHMQLGSLVALKFMIPSKFDVHDAAGRFVREARAAARLRSEHIARVSDYGVLDTGAPYIVMEFLEGADLHAVMKARGRLPIHEAVAYLIDVCKAMTEAHALGIVHRDLKPQNLLLTHRFDGTPLIKVLDFGISKFTNEADGQDMLSTTTGSLLGSPGFMAPEQMCNSKDVDARADIYALGGIAFRLLTGELPFQEGSFAEMVAAVLYKHPRRVRALRPEIPSELEALIACCLQKEPNGRYSSMDELMTVLQSIADRLRPAQPSETIDSAQSTVMPRPVSDEATGETTYVDALLSPPRLAGQTIGDAAVPMHTEIHPPSKSSFRGPIGGISILGILAMLALCDFVLHERGQRLRDAAPMAERASAPAPGMAPERTPPAGEAEPAMMARLANAETTNERIDAGPPAHAASSAAAAPPARSRRPPPKPRPDDLPPDLDLLK, from the coding sequence GTGGGCGCACCCGTCAAGATCGGCGATATCCTGGCGTCGAAATATCGCGTGGAGCGCGTGCTCGGCAGGGGTGGCATGGGGATGGTGGTGGCGGCACGCCACATGCAGCTCGGGTCCTTGGTTGCGCTCAAGTTCATGATCCCATCGAAGTTCGATGTGCACGACGCGGCCGGCCGTTTCGTCCGCGAGGCGCGCGCGGCGGCCCGCCTTCGAAGTGAGCATATTGCACGCGTGAGCGATTACGGCGTGCTCGACACCGGCGCGCCGTACATCGTCATGGAATTTCTCGAAGGCGCCGATCTCCATGCCGTGATGAAGGCCCGCGGCCGCCTCCCCATTCACGAAGCCGTGGCCTACCTGATCGATGTGTGCAAAGCGATGACCGAGGCGCACGCTCTCGGGATCGTTCACCGCGATTTGAAGCCGCAAAATTTGCTACTCACGCACCGCTTCGACGGCACACCGCTGATCAAAGTGCTCGATTTCGGCATATCCAAGTTCACGAACGAGGCCGATGGCCAAGACATGTTGTCGACGACGACCGGCTCACTTCTTGGCTCGCCGGGGTTCATGGCGCCAGAACAAATGTGCAACTCGAAGGACGTCGATGCGCGCGCGGACATCTATGCGCTGGGCGGTATCGCCTTTCGGCTCTTGACGGGCGAGCTGCCTTTTCAGGAGGGCTCGTTCGCCGAAATGGTCGCAGCCGTACTTTACAAACATCCGCGCCGGGTCCGCGCGCTCCGTCCCGAGATCCCCAGCGAGCTCGAAGCATTGATCGCATGTTGCTTGCAAAAGGAGCCGAACGGCCGCTATTCCAGCATGGACGAGCTGATGACGGTCCTCCAGTCGATCGCGGACCGTTTGCGCCCTGCACAACCGAGCGAAACGATCGATTCCGCGCAATCCACGGTGATGCCTCGGCCGGTGAGCGACGAGGCAACGGGGGAGACGACCTACGTGGATGCGCTCCTTTCCCCGCCACGACTCGCGGGACAAACCATTGGCGACGCCGCCGTGCCGATGCACACGGAGATTCATCCTCCTTCGAAATCGTCGTTCCGGGGCCCCATCGGAGGGATCTCCATCCTGGGGATCCTCGCGATGCTCGCCTTGTGCGATTTCGTCCTGCACGAGCGAGGGCAGCGCCTTCGCGATGCCGCCCCCATGGCCGAGCGCGCGTCCGCGCCCGCGCCCGGAATGGCCCCGGAGCGAACCCCACCCGCCGGCGAAGCCGAACCGGCGATGATGGCGCGACTCGCCAACGCCGAGACGACGAATGAACGGATCGATGCAGGCCCCCCCGCCCATGCGGCATCGAGCGCCGCCGCGGCACCACCGGCCCGCAGCAGACGGCCGCCTCCCAAGCCGCGGCCCGACGACCTCCCCCCCGACTTGGATCTCCTCAAATGA
- a CDS encoding AraC family transcriptional regulator: MTQHAKTNTASAAYLRTLIDYAASRGTAEATLLAGSGMDPSDGDARFSESACAALFDRAAELLGDDAVGLHAGEHIRPGHYGVFGYVVMNCATLGDALAQLQRYQALVIDIGPPEVVRDGAELTVSWNPRLERPLRRLAEFNLSAMIAFARWVSGRDESPLRADFTFPAPADTGEHQRIFRCPLRWDEPVYRIVLAASWLEAPLIRPDPTVRALMLDLAEKQLLSRSPPSQLSQSDESQLSQGDDDLGALRELVAKSLPEGNAALARVASALSLSPRTLQRKLKERGQSFSSIVDDVRSELATRHLANGDFDLDDLAFLLGFSEQSAFQRAFKRWTGEAPGSYRKRVRGRGM, encoded by the coding sequence ATGACCCAACACGCCAAGACGAACACGGCCTCCGCAGCCTACCTGCGAACCTTGATCGACTACGCGGCCAGCCGGGGCACGGCCGAGGCGACCTTGCTCGCGGGCTCGGGGATGGATCCGAGCGACGGCGACGCGCGCTTCTCGGAGAGCGCCTGCGCGGCCCTCTTCGATCGGGCGGCCGAGCTCTTGGGCGACGATGCCGTGGGTCTGCACGCGGGGGAACACATCCGGCCCGGCCACTACGGCGTCTTCGGCTATGTGGTCATGAACTGCGCGACCCTGGGCGACGCGCTGGCGCAGTTGCAGCGCTATCAGGCGCTGGTCATCGACATCGGCCCGCCGGAGGTGGTGCGCGACGGCGCCGAGCTCACGGTGAGCTGGAACCCTCGGCTCGAGCGGCCGCTGCGGCGTTTGGCGGAGTTCAACCTCTCCGCCATGATCGCGTTCGCCCGATGGGTATCGGGCCGAGACGAATCACCGCTCCGCGCGGACTTCACCTTCCCCGCCCCCGCCGACACCGGCGAGCACCAACGCATCTTCCGCTGTCCGCTGCGCTGGGACGAGCCCGTCTACCGCATCGTGCTCGCCGCGTCGTGGCTCGAGGCCCCGCTGATCCGCCCCGATCCCACCGTGCGGGCGCTGATGCTCGATCTGGCCGAAAAGCAGCTACTCTCTCGTTCGCCGCCGTCGCAGCTGTCGCAAAGCGACGAGTCGCAGCTGTCGCAAGGGGACGACGATCTCGGCGCGCTGCGCGAGCTGGTCGCCAAGAGCCTCCCCGAGGGCAACGCGGCCCTCGCCCGCGTCGCCTCGGCGCTCTCGCTGAGCCCGCGCACCTTGCAGCGAAAGCTCAAAGAGCGCGGACAGAGCTTCTCCTCCATCGTCGACGACGTCCGGAGCGAGCTCGCCACGCGCCATCTCGCCAACGGTGATTTCGACCTCGACGATCTGGCGTTCCTCCTCGGCTTTTCGGAGCAAAGCGCCTTTCAACGCGCCTTCAAACGATGGACCGGCGAAGCCCCCGGCTCCTACCGCAAACGGGTGCGCGGGCGCGGTATGTGA
- a CDS encoding sterol desaturase family protein — translation MLFASFSDTDPSKLVLLMATPAYLACIGWEAWTLARARRSNYTKAETLNNVALAASFQVVELFALVVVLGIHARVYEHRLFTVPRTWWTFLILWVLQDGLYYAAHRASHRVRWLWASHVVHHSQEAMNFSTAFRQSLLSPFFGMWPFYLPLTWLGFAPTFVLLAVNVNLVYQFFVHTELVRKLGVLERVLNTPSHHRVHHARNSQYIDKNYAGTLIVWDKLFGTFEEERERPQYGIVHPLRTANPLITIFHEPVAMIRDALRPGRLADRLKHLWAPPGWERATSPKAHDPGPPPRDGLPRGRAPKAV, via the coding sequence GTGCTCTTCGCGTCCTTTTCCGACACCGATCCCTCGAAGCTCGTGCTCCTGATGGCCACCCCCGCGTACCTCGCGTGCATCGGCTGGGAGGCTTGGACCCTCGCCCGCGCGCGGCGCTCGAACTACACCAAGGCCGAGACCTTGAACAATGTGGCCCTGGCGGCCTCGTTCCAGGTGGTCGAGCTCTTCGCCCTGGTGGTGGTGCTCGGCATCCATGCCCGCGTCTACGAGCACCGCCTCTTCACCGTGCCGCGCACCTGGTGGACCTTTTTGATCCTATGGGTCCTCCAAGACGGCCTTTACTACGCGGCGCACCGGGCGTCGCATCGGGTTCGATGGCTTTGGGCGTCGCACGTGGTGCATCACTCGCAAGAGGCGATGAACTTCTCGACCGCCTTTCGTCAGAGCCTGCTCTCGCCCTTCTTCGGAATGTGGCCCTTCTATTTGCCGCTCACGTGGCTGGGGTTCGCGCCCACGTTCGTGCTCCTCGCCGTCAACGTGAACCTGGTTTATCAATTTTTCGTCCACACGGAGCTGGTTCGCAAGCTCGGGGTGCTGGAGCGCGTGCTCAATACGCCCTCCCATCATCGCGTGCATCATGCACGTAATAGTCAGTATATCGATAAGAATTATGCTGGGACGCTGATTGTATGGGATAAGCTCTTTGGCACGTTCGAGGAGGAGCGGGAGCGGCCCCAATATGGGATTGTTCACCCCCTTCGCACGGCCAATCCGTTGATCACGATCTTTCACGAGCCGGTGGCCATGATCCGCGACGCGCTCCGCCCGGGGCGGCTCGCGGATCGTTTGAAGCACCTTTGGGCGCCGCCGGGCTGGGAGCGCGCTACGAGCCCGAAAGCGCACGATCCAGGACCGCCACCGCGTGACGGGCTTCCTCGTGGCCGAGCACCAAAGGCGGTTTGA
- a CDS encoding nitroreductase family protein, with amino-acid sequence MTSALLDEVVRAAVRDARHAPSSHNAQPWQAVIAGSPEARAALMTLGDDVLVEKNTAFIVVALDPARCLSALPAHRIEMLVSAGAYLESLFVALDAGGLAVSVVWRSGDEGAEKLSALTPGWEPVALVAARRGSGPVTEASLRRRTLLAMRRTHRGAYRRDPIAPSALASLSDAASLAFPGSRDLCELVLLTDAGVRATVGHLLREHGAIEFTHAAAWAETYAHIRFDDSVLAGDGLPIEALLAKPLPHWQKRLLATALSPGAMRALAPLGLARAITAATAQNIAASPLLVYLRFRANDPPPSACLAGGALVQSVWLALAEHGLVLHPVSVLLQHDTLRATLDGRIGQNGGRGFFLARAGSPVDTSCPFAPRRVLEPRRA; translated from the coding sequence ATGACATCCGCTCTACTCGACGAGGTCGTGCGCGCCGCCGTGCGCGATGCGCGGCATGCCCCGTCGTCGCACAACGCCCAGCCGTGGCAAGCCGTGATCGCCGGATCCCCCGAGGCGCGCGCGGCGCTCATGACGCTCGGCGATGACGTCCTCGTCGAGAAGAATACGGCCTTCATCGTGGTCGCGCTCGATCCCGCGCGGTGCTTGTCCGCGCTCCCCGCGCACCGGATCGAGATGCTCGTGAGCGCCGGCGCCTACTTGGAGAGCCTCTTCGTCGCGCTCGACGCGGGCGGCCTCGCCGTCTCGGTGGTGTGGCGCTCCGGCGACGAAGGGGCGGAGAAGCTTTCGGCGCTCACGCCGGGTTGGGAGCCCGTGGCCCTGGTGGCCGCGCGCCGCGGGTCGGGGCCGGTGACCGAGGCCTCCCTCCGGCGCCGCACGTTGCTGGCGATGCGCCGCACGCACCGGGGGGCGTACCGCAGGGATCCGATTGCCCCGAGCGCGCTCGCGTCCTTGTCGGACGCCGCCTCCCTTGCATTTCCGGGTTCGCGCGATCTCTGCGAGTTGGTGTTGCTCACCGATGCCGGTGTGCGCGCCACCGTGGGCCATCTTCTCCGGGAGCACGGGGCCATCGAGTTCACCCACGCCGCGGCCTGGGCCGAGACCTACGCGCATATCCGATTCGATGATTCGGTTTTGGCGGGCGACGGGCTGCCCATCGAAGCCCTCCTCGCCAAACCGCTGCCGCACTGGCAAAAACGGCTCCTCGCCACCGCGCTCTCCCCCGGTGCGATGCGCGCCCTCGCGCCGCTCGGCCTCGCGCGGGCCATCACCGCGGCCACGGCGCAAAACATCGCCGCGTCCCCGCTGCTCGTCTACCTGCGCTTCCGCGCCAACGATCCGCCGCCCTCCGCGTGCCTCGCCGGCGGCGCCCTCGTCCAATCCGTGTGGCTCGCCCTGGCCGAGCATGGGCTGGTGCTGCATCCGGTCAGCGTGCTGCTCCAGCACGATACGCTTCGCGCCACCCTGGATGGTCGCATCGGTCAAAACGGGGGGCGCGGCTTCTTTTTGGCGCGCGCGGGCAGCCCGGTGGACACGTCGTGCCCCTTTGCACCGCGCCGGGTGCTCGAGCCTCGGCGGGCCTAG